One genomic window of Paenisporosarcina antarctica includes the following:
- a CDS encoding acetyl-CoA hydrolase/transferase family protein: METKLKRIKHPDLKGRVVTPEKAASWITDGMTLGLSGFTRAGDAKAVPFALVKRAETETFKVNIFTGASLGSDIDTAFAKAGIVGKRLPFQADPVMRGKINDGDMLFVDQHLSHTAELIRSEVIGPIDFAILEAVSISEDGYIIPSTSVGNSSIFAKHAKNIIVEINMAQSEMLEGLHDIYDPGKQGERKPIPLMNPDDRIGTKGIKIDPAKVKGIVFTNQMDSPSTIMAPDAETKQIADHLLDFLRSEIREGRLTDKLAPLQSGIGSIANAVLHGLIDSEFTDLDVYSEVLQDSAFDLIDAGKVKSASCCSITLSEDKMHQVFGNFEKYRDKLVMRPQEISNHPEIIRRLGLISINTALEFDIYGNVNSTHVSGTKMMNGIGGSGDFARNARLAIFVTKSIAKGGNISSIVPFVSHVDHTEHDVDIVVTEQGYADLRGLAPRERVPLIIGNCVHPMYRALMWEYYGEALTRGGQTPHVLEKAFSWHTNLKQHGTMLQKVEQFV, encoded by the coding sequence ATGGAAACAAAACTGAAACGAATCAAGCATCCAGATTTAAAAGGACGCGTTGTTACGCCAGAAAAAGCAGCGTCTTGGATTACTGACGGTATGACACTAGGATTAAGCGGATTTACGCGTGCGGGCGATGCGAAAGCGGTTCCATTTGCGCTCGTCAAGCGTGCCGAAACGGAAACATTTAAAGTAAATATATTTACGGGAGCCTCTCTCGGATCCGATATAGATACGGCCTTTGCAAAAGCAGGCATCGTTGGAAAAAGATTGCCATTCCAAGCAGATCCAGTCATGCGTGGAAAAATAAATGATGGAGACATGCTGTTTGTCGACCAACATTTGTCGCACACGGCGGAGCTTATCCGTTCTGAAGTAATCGGTCCGATAGACTTCGCTATATTGGAAGCGGTCTCAATTTCTGAAGATGGCTATATTATCCCATCGACTTCAGTTGGAAACTCATCGATATTTGCGAAACATGCGAAGAATATTATTGTTGAAATCAACATGGCACAGTCGGAAATGCTTGAGGGCCTTCATGATATTTATGACCCGGGCAAGCAAGGTGAACGCAAACCAATACCTTTAATGAATCCGGACGATCGAATTGGCACAAAGGGAATTAAAATCGATCCTGCGAAAGTGAAAGGCATCGTGTTCACCAATCAGATGGACTCACCATCTACCATCATGGCTCCAGATGCTGAAACCAAGCAAATAGCAGACCATCTATTAGATTTCCTTCGTAGTGAAATCCGTGAAGGACGACTGACTGATAAGCTCGCACCGCTCCAATCGGGCATAGGCTCTATTGCAAATGCAGTACTACACGGCTTAATAGATTCGGAATTTACGGATCTCGATGTCTACTCGGAAGTGTTGCAGGATTCGGCTTTCGACTTGATTGATGCCGGAAAAGTGAAGTCGGCTTCTTGCTGTTCAATTACTTTATCAGAGGACAAGATGCACCAAGTGTTCGGGAACTTTGAGAAGTATCGTGATAAACTCGTCATGCGTCCTCAAGAGATTTCCAATCATCCCGAAATCATTCGTCGTCTTGGACTTATTTCTATTAACACAGCACTTGAGTTCGACATCTATGGAAATGTTAACTCAACGCATGTATCAGGTACGAAAATGATGAACGGCATAGGTGGCTCTGGCGACTTTGCTCGAAACGCACGCCTCGCAATTTTTGTCACGAAATCGATTGCAAAAGGTGGAAATATTTCAAGCATCGTACCGTTTGTATCGCATGTTGACCATACCGAACATGATGTGGACATCGTTGTCACTGAGCAGGGCTACGCAGATTTACGCGGCTTGGCTCCACGCGAACGAGTACCGTTAATTATTGGAAACTGTGTCCATCCAATGTACCGAGCGCTGATGTGGGAATATTACGGGGAAGCTTTAACACGTGGCGGTCAAACTCCACATGTACTTGAAAAAGCATTCTCTTGGCATACGAACCTTAAGCAGCATGGGACGATGTTACAGAAAGTTGAGCAGTTTGTTTAA
- a CDS encoding LytTR family transcriptional regulator DNA-binding domain-containing protein, with translation MKDFQDYELLDVMGELFSDEISIAVSDGEHYVYYRPSVRVDLKIKAGDLVKSGSLAHMALTSGQKVSDFINRDVFAVPYHGMAVPFHRDGQVVGSVTAIYPSFTEGKSVLMVKTQDGWIPVPFPDVKYLEVRGKKTHVEANGISGTHRNSLQTFEFILPRELFVRCHRSFIVNVHHIREVYPDTHSTLLLLMNDGTKIPVSQSYASYFRKLLDF, from the coding sequence ATGAAGGATTTTCAAGATTATGAACTGCTTGACGTTATGGGGGAATTATTTTCAGATGAAATTTCGATTGCAGTATCAGACGGTGAACACTATGTTTATTATCGTCCAAGCGTGAGAGTGGATTTGAAAATAAAGGCTGGTGATTTGGTGAAGTCTGGGTCACTTGCTCACATGGCGTTAACCTCTGGACAAAAGGTATCGGACTTCATCAACCGAGATGTGTTTGCAGTTCCATACCATGGCATGGCCGTTCCTTTCCACCGCGATGGACAAGTTGTGGGCAGTGTGACAGCCATTTATCCTTCATTCACGGAAGGTAAATCTGTCCTAATGGTGAAGACGCAAGACGGTTGGATTCCAGTGCCATTTCCAGATGTAAAGTATTTGGAAGTGCGTGGGAAGAAAACGCATGTCGAAGCTAATGGAATTTCGGGTACGCACCGCAATTCGCTTCAGACGTTTGAATTCATCTTACCTCGAGAACTGTTCGTTCGTTGTCATCGATCGTTTATTGTCAATGTCCACCATATTCGCGAAGTATATCCAGACACACATTCTACGCTTTTACTGTTGATGAATGACGGCACGAAAATTCCGGTGAGTCAATCGTATGCTAGCTATTTCCGGAAATTACTTGATTTCTAA
- a CDS encoding transporter — MQQLMKIVYEVIMILLVMLTLVTLWTEDSYNSTINWIVWGVFFMDFFIRLITSKEKWNFVKKNPFLVIAIIPFDQFFQAARIVRILYFFRIKTITKYYISPYVKKLSFQSVSLIVSILLVILLAETWVIWYLENSVQTYYDALFVLSGYLFFFGHGVFVIKDPISIWTLTGISIIGIAIQGLALQWAFTKAETLYSAIKEKNSVS, encoded by the coding sequence ATGCAACAATTAATGAAAATAGTATATGAGGTCATAATGATTTTACTTGTTATGCTGACCCTTGTTACCCTTTGGACCGAAGACTCTTATAATTCGACTATAAATTGGATAGTATGGGGTGTCTTTTTTATGGACTTTTTCATTCGTCTAATAACGTCAAAGGAAAAGTGGAACTTTGTAAAGAAAAACCCCTTTCTTGTAATTGCCATCATTCCGTTTGATCAATTCTTTCAGGCAGCCAGAATTGTACGGATATTATATTTCTTTAGGATTAAAACTATAACAAAGTATTATATTTCACCATACGTAAAAAAACTTTCTTTCCAATCCGTTAGTTTAATAGTATCCATCTTGCTCGTTATTTTGTTGGCGGAGACCTGGGTTATTTGGTACCTAGAAAATTCTGTCCAGACTTATTACGACGCATTGTTCGTTTTATCTGGTTATTTATTCTTTTTTGGTCATGGTGTATTTGTAATTAAAGACCCCATATCAATATGGACTTTAACCGGGATATCCATTATCGGGATTGCAATTCAAGGTTTGGCACTTCAGTGGGCTTTTACTAAGGCAGAAACATTGTATTCTGCTATCAAAGAAAAAAATTCTGTTTCCTAG
- a CDS encoding NAD(P)H-binding protein, producing MGEVQKIEHQVQTPTIVIAGASGYIGRNLIKELVNDASIIALSRSSSKQKPGEKVTWRSCDLFSMVEIEESLSGADYAVYLVHSMLPSARLTQGNFEDMDLILADNFAQAAQKNEIKQIVYLSGLIPETDHLSRHLRSRLEVEKVLSSYGVPVTTLRAGLIVGPQGSSFPILVKLVKRLPVMILPKWTNTLTHPIALSDVLIALKQCIGNQSVYNKIIDVGGPEVMTYKEMMLRTAKSLGKDLHVWSIPLITPNLSRLWVSLTTNTPKNMVYPLIESLIHPMTAQPERMVEGISYGQTPFLEAAVSAIEIEDNQMKEQRKKKANAKGSLDLRAPREHNVRSVQRLILPEGKNAIWVALYYVEWLSKFLKPIIKAEIDEEYNCTLSTILSKEPMMVLSYSKERSTPDRALFYISGGKLAITKGTHRGRLEFRHIPGTNECLAAIHEYVPSLPWFIYQFTQAKVHLWVMNRFKKRLKHLSE from the coding sequence ATGGGGGAAGTTCAAAAAATAGAGCATCAAGTTCAAACACCCACGATTGTCATAGCAGGAGCCAGTGGGTATATTGGAAGAAATTTAATTAAAGAGCTAGTTAACGATGCTTCTATAATAGCCCTATCTAGGAGCTCATCTAAACAGAAACCCGGTGAGAAAGTAACGTGGCGTTCATGTGATTTGTTTTCGATGGTAGAAATAGAGGAAAGTCTGAGCGGAGCTGATTATGCTGTTTATCTCGTGCACTCAATGCTTCCATCTGCTCGATTAACACAAGGTAACTTTGAAGATATGGATTTAATATTAGCGGATAATTTTGCACAAGCTGCACAGAAAAATGAAATCAAACAAATCGTTTATTTAAGCGGTCTGATTCCTGAAACAGATCATTTATCACGACATTTAAGAAGTCGATTAGAAGTGGAAAAAGTTCTTAGTTCTTATGGAGTCCCTGTAACTACATTACGTGCTGGATTAATTGTGGGTCCACAAGGTTCTTCATTCCCGATATTAGTTAAACTAGTCAAACGCCTTCCTGTAATGATCCTTCCGAAATGGACAAATACGTTAACGCATCCGATTGCCTTAAGTGATGTATTAATTGCATTAAAACAGTGCATTGGAAACCAATCTGTCTATAATAAAATCATTGATGTAGGTGGTCCTGAAGTGATGACTTACAAAGAGATGATGTTGCGAACAGCCAAGTCGTTAGGGAAAGATTTACATGTATGGAGTATCCCTTTAATTACACCTAACTTGTCTAGACTATGGGTAAGTTTAACGACGAATACACCTAAAAATATGGTATATCCTCTTATAGAAAGTCTCATTCATCCGATGACGGCTCAGCCGGAACGAATGGTTGAAGGAATCAGTTACGGTCAAACTCCTTTTTTAGAAGCGGCAGTTTCTGCGATCGAGATTGAAGACAATCAGATGAAGGAACAACGAAAGAAAAAGGCGAATGCGAAGGGTTCACTGGATTTACGTGCACCTCGTGAACACAATGTTCGCTCTGTGCAAAGATTAATTTTACCTGAAGGAAAAAATGCCATTTGGGTTGCTTTATACTACGTTGAATGGTTATCAAAATTCCTAAAGCCTATTATTAAAGCGGAGATTGATGAAGAGTATAATTGTACATTGTCTACCATATTGAGTAAGGAACCTATGATGGTACTTTCATATTCCAAAGAAAGAAGTACACCAGATCGCGCGTTATTTTATATAAGTGGTGGCAAACTTGCCATAACAAAAGGAACTCATCGAGGCAGACTTGAGTTCAGGCATATCCCCGGAACGAATGAGTGCTTAGCGGCTATTCATGAATATGTACCTTCCTTGCCATGGTTTATTTATCAATTCACGCAGGCGAAAGTTCATCTCTGGGTGATGAATAGATTTAAGAAGAGATTAAAACACTTGTCTGAATAA
- a CDS encoding RecQ family ATP-dependent DNA helicase has translation MLQYNTGYAKVNNHFVIKNVSHKSSKTSDNPILSIIQNFIVRGNPTIATPFLREKLHLKRSYLHEMADVRFIQNSPTDWSHSIRGDDVNQFYPALTLYKELRQIYNKKGFLVDLFIAECPLTHIIPDSNFEKQQVDFYSPLLKLVIEVDGINHEDRHQQKLDQVRDKFLSKYGVTVIRISTAQIKNKDYRNLTIKLRENYYTHESKIKLFEKYLENPSSYQLHYQLTEIYRFQMLIIELVKGEQLQFSDKQWDFAVSTQQQAQSLQLALEDLNKWLEVVGKLFNDSIALPKIYVHSSMKKEYICIDNLVGKYWDDTLNDPSIIYIRDDYFEENNYRTMNTGYIVNYSIKEDQHLSSLQYLLNVLYGFNTFNAGQTDIIINTLNRNDTVGFLPTGGGKSLTYQICTFLQPAISFVVAPIKSLMVDQVRSLNDKHFVDCIDYINGDLPPQIASDNLKGFTEGKFLFLVISPERFQQQEFRNRIQMIQANKQFAYAVIDEAHCLSEWGHDFRTSYLALARTIRRYAPTATFLALTATASSKVLQDIRNELDISSQNVKTISDFTRKELHFHVVEATRVEKQDKLAEIVNENKKPYPLIIFTQTAGGHSGCFKISNQLRNQLGLKTAFYSGSKPKDFETQDFAKYKDNVQSSFMNNELDVLVATKAFGMGIDKSDVRSIIHYGIPSSLESYYQEAGRAGRDRSDSDCYILFTKDGLSDNQRNILFGLNTKLDEIEKTTRVLQGDLNSIMFLMKKGLKDVDEETAIVSDFYFNYLRDNGVVHIPKQSDNEKIVYRLALLGLVDDWVIEWKTNTIIVNLNEYDEDNIKDSVFKHIQKYESTFTESAIYNNMELLDYLKVYESHSVSPLYKYAYILLKWYNDNVIYSRKQSLKNMFNYVLQFEDSDDFQHKLETYFKRNDDVYLLEKTVAIPHNLNNWWKIYYVDTNDKTVPKNDNEIKDLSITLSRFLESYKNDPALNLIEGITTLVSSGSLTQESKQRLIHSIKHITTLEDGLRKELLLSIVDVANEFLMQEEKLILSKILITNGYNSIEDKKIVNKSFEDKFSYGELVKHVSSKIKEVRIGGEYPWDN, from the coding sequence ATGCTTCAATATAATACCGGTTACGCGAAGGTCAATAACCATTTTGTGATTAAAAATGTATCTCACAAGTCTTCTAAGACTTCGGATAATCCTATTCTTTCAATAATTCAAAACTTTATTGTTCGAGGAAATCCAACAATTGCAACACCATTTTTACGTGAAAAACTTCATTTAAAACGATCTTATCTACATGAAATGGCTGATGTCCGGTTTATTCAAAATTCACCAACAGATTGGAGTCATTCAATTCGGGGAGATGATGTGAATCAGTTTTATCCTGCTTTAACGCTTTATAAAGAATTACGTCAAATATATAATAAAAAAGGATTTTTAGTAGATTTATTTATTGCAGAATGTCCACTCACTCATATTATTCCAGATAGTAATTTTGAAAAGCAACAAGTAGATTTCTATAGTCCGCTGCTAAAACTAGTTATAGAAGTGGATGGTATTAATCATGAAGATAGACATCAACAAAAGCTAGATCAAGTAAGGGACAAGTTTTTAAGTAAATATGGAGTCACTGTAATTCGGATTTCAACTGCGCAAATTAAAAATAAAGATTATAGAAATCTTACCATTAAGCTACGAGAAAACTATTATACACACGAATCGAAAATTAAATTATTCGAAAAGTATTTGGAAAATCCATCTTCATATCAATTGCACTATCAGTTAACCGAAATTTACCGCTTTCAAATGTTGATTATAGAATTAGTCAAAGGTGAGCAACTTCAATTTAGCGATAAACAGTGGGATTTTGCAGTAAGTACTCAGCAGCAGGCTCAATCACTTCAACTCGCTTTGGAGGATTTAAATAAATGGTTAGAGGTCGTTGGGAAACTGTTTAATGATTCCATTGCACTCCCTAAAATATATGTCCATTCTTCAATGAAAAAAGAATACATTTGTATAGACAACTTAGTTGGGAAATATTGGGATGATACATTAAATGATCCCTCTATCATTTATATAAGAGACGATTATTTTGAAGAAAATAATTATCGTACTATGAATACAGGATACATCGTGAATTATTCAATAAAAGAAGACCAACATTTGTCGTCACTTCAATATTTATTAAATGTGCTTTATGGATTCAACACATTTAATGCAGGACAAACTGATATTATTATTAATACATTAAATCGAAATGACACCGTAGGATTTTTACCAACTGGAGGTGGTAAATCCTTAACGTATCAAATCTGCACTTTTTTACAGCCAGCTATCAGTTTTGTTGTTGCACCAATAAAATCATTAATGGTTGATCAAGTTAGAAGTTTAAATGATAAACACTTTGTCGATTGTATCGATTATATTAACGGAGATTTGCCACCTCAAATTGCATCAGATAATTTAAAAGGATTTACAGAGGGAAAATTTTTATTTTTAGTTATTTCGCCGGAAAGGTTTCAACAACAGGAATTTCGCAATCGAATTCAGATGATACAAGCAAATAAACAATTTGCATATGCTGTGATCGATGAAGCTCATTGCCTATCCGAGTGGGGACATGATTTTCGGACATCTTATTTAGCGTTGGCTCGAACTATAAGAAGATATGCGCCAACCGCAACATTTTTAGCATTAACCGCTACAGCCTCATCAAAAGTATTACAAGATATCCGTAATGAATTAGATATTTCTAGCCAAAATGTAAAAACTATCTCAGACTTTACAAGAAAAGAATTACATTTTCATGTAGTTGAGGCTACCAGGGTTGAGAAACAAGATAAGTTAGCTGAGATAGTAAATGAAAATAAAAAACCTTATCCTCTAATTATTTTTACACAGACAGCAGGTGGTCATAGCGGATGTTTTAAGATAAGTAATCAGCTGAGAAATCAATTGGGCTTAAAAACGGCTTTTTATAGTGGGAGCAAACCAAAGGACTTCGAAACGCAAGACTTTGCAAAATATAAAGACAACGTTCAAAGTTCATTTATGAATAATGAATTAGATGTATTAGTTGCTACAAAGGCTTTCGGTATGGGGATTGACAAGTCGGATGTTCGTTCTATTATTCATTACGGTATTCCTTCTTCTCTAGAATCATATTATCAAGAGGCAGGTAGAGCGGGTAGGGATCGTTCTGATTCTGATTGTTATATTTTATTTACAAAAGACGGTTTATCGGATAATCAAAGAAATATTTTATTTGGATTAAATACGAAGTTAGATGAAATAGAAAAAACAACAAGAGTTTTACAAGGCGATTTAAATAGTATCATGTTTTTAATGAAAAAAGGATTAAAGGATGTTGATGAAGAAACTGCAATAGTCAGTGATTTCTATTTTAATTATCTGAGAGACAATGGGGTAGTGCACATCCCAAAACAGAGTGATAATGAAAAAATAGTATACAGGCTGGCACTTCTGGGACTTGTAGATGATTGGGTAATAGAATGGAAGACGAATACAATTATTGTTAATCTAAATGAATATGATGAGGACAATATTAAGGATAGTGTTTTTAAACATATTCAAAAATATGAGTCTACTTTTACAGAATCAGCTATATACAACAATATGGAGTTGCTAGATTATTTAAAGGTTTATGAAAGCCATTCTGTTTCACCTTTATATAAGTATGCTTATATTTTACTTAAATGGTATAACGATAATGTTATATACTCTCGTAAACAATCACTTAAAAATATGTTTAATTACGTACTACAGTTTGAAGATTCAGATGACTTTCAACATAAATTAGAAACTTATTTTAAACGTAATGACGATGTGTATTTATTAGAAAAAACAGTTGCCATTCCTCATAATTTAAATAATTGGTGGAAAATCTATTATGTGGACACAAACGATAAGACAGTACCCAAAAATGATAATGAGATAAAAGATTTATCTATTACATTAAGTCGATTTCTAGAAAGTTATAAAAATGATCCAGCTTTAAATTTAATAGAAGGAATTACTACTTTAGTTAGTAGCGGCTCTTTAACTCAAGAATCTAAACAGCGTTTAATTCACTCTATTAAACATATCACTACATTAGAAGATGGCCTTCGTAAAGAATTATTGTTATCCATTGTAGATGTAGCAAATGAATTTTTAATGCAGGAAGAAAAATTGATATTGAGCAAAATATTGATTACTAATGGTTATAATTCAATAGAAGATAAAAAAATTGTCAATAAATCTTTTGAAGATAAATTTTCTTATGGCGAACTTGTAAAACATGTAAGTTCTAAAATTAAAGAAGTAAGAATAGGTGGTGAATATCCGTGGGACAATTAG
- a CDS encoding DUF3883 domain-containing protein — protein MSVKRKLNGDQELLTVTEDGIKENWLVCRGENSKIEAIAFLLDENMKIVAVDASRSVAHSFMPTKDNVGLPIKVNGDFSTDPSRTKIVYDDATFNSIEDCCELMVKTIKSQFSKQEFQGIFNILSDKNESVYSKFSQTQKFKEYFISKFKSSLNDNQWFINDDGKSYSTSELKLNPSWLNKEDFLSIMKDTKYSPIDKNYESRFPGLLKFAESYGAEQLTLEEVLDGSKNYSPTLIGGVEILAESIRKYRFQLNLDVKELLKSAKFLCFESKGFLSINQLNGSETIDSIFLEKLNIKINDKNDLEYFVKNLGIPMNINLLEDIKVIHEIMIEESNSLNKAISTFNTNQNVISNDKFKDNVTKYSNSLKKWRSVETNLAAFLEREDSVDRVQDVSKSNLGYDLEVYRGSNIEYIEIKSVDSMGAPISMTNNEYSTANELKEKYILAIAKQTTDSLEVCYVKNPLYNVNLTKRVTRWDWVCDEYTGAISYYDF, from the coding sequence ATGAGTGTTAAAAGGAAGTTAAACGGTGACCAAGAATTATTGACCGTTACGGAGGACGGTATTAAAGAAAACTGGCTTGTTTGCCGAGGAGAAAATAGCAAGATAGAGGCAATAGCATTTTTATTAGATGAGAATATGAAAATTGTAGCAGTTGATGCTTCAAGGTCAGTAGCACATTCCTTTATGCCCACAAAAGATAATGTGGGGTTACCTATAAAGGTCAATGGTGATTTTTCTACAGACCCATCAAGAACTAAAATTGTATACGATGATGCAACATTCAACTCCATTGAAGATTGCTGTGAATTAATGGTGAAAACAATAAAGAGTCAATTTAGTAAACAAGAATTTCAAGGGATATTTAATATTCTATCAGATAAAAATGAAAGTGTTTATTCAAAGTTTTCACAAACACAAAAATTCAAAGAATATTTTATCAGTAAATTTAAATCAAGTTTAAATGATAATCAATGGTTTATTAATGATGATGGTAAATCATATTCAACTAGTGAGTTAAAATTGAATCCTTCGTGGCTAAATAAAGAAGACTTTTTATCTATCATGAAAGATACAAAATATTCTCCTATTGATAAAAATTATGAAAGTCGGTTTCCTGGCTTATTAAAGTTCGCAGAGAGTTATGGGGCAGAACAACTAACTTTAGAGGAAGTTTTAGATGGTTCAAAAAATTATTCTCCCACCTTAATCGGGGGAGTAGAAATATTAGCAGAAAGTATTAGGAAATATCGATTTCAATTAAATCTAGATGTAAAAGAATTATTGAAGAGTGCTAAATTTTTGTGTTTTGAAAGTAAAGGATTTCTCTCAATAAATCAGCTTAATGGTTCAGAAACTATTGATAGCATATTTCTGGAAAAACTAAATATTAAAATAAATGATAAGAATGATTTAGAATACTTTGTAAAAAATTTAGGGATACCTATGAATATTAATCTACTAGAAGATATAAAAGTAATTCATGAAATAATGATAGAAGAAAGTAATAGTCTTAATAAGGCTATTTCTACATTCAATACTAATCAAAATGTTATTAGTAATGACAAGTTTAAAGATAATGTCACTAAATATAGTAATTCACTGAAAAAATGGAGAAGTGTAGAGACGAATTTAGCAGCATTTCTGGAGAGAGAAGATAGTGTAGACAGAGTTCAAGATGTTAGTAAAAGTAATTTAGGCTATGATTTAGAAGTATATAGGGGTAGTAATATAGAATATATTGAAATAAAGAGTGTCGATAGTATGGGTGCTCCTATATCAATGACTAATAACGAATATTCAACTGCAAATGAATTAAAAGAAAAGTATATCCTAGCCATTGCAAAACAAACAACCGATAGTTTAGAAGTTTGCTATGTAAAAAATCCTCTTTATAATGTTAACTTAACTAAACGAGTAACACGTTGGGATTGGGTATGTGATGAGTATACGGGGGCAATCAGTTATTATGATTTTTAA
- a CDS encoding sacsin N-terminal ATP-binding-like domain-containing protein has product MILIDELQKQFFLEAKNSPILLSDLASMETYIAESYQERSIIELLQNADDALSSRFLIKKINNTIIVANDGREFSEEDILAVCRSGASTKKRGGTTIGYRGIGFKSVVNLADRVHILSKNIGLTFSRELTNKLLEEQIKVPLIRIPHKYSPLKDY; this is encoded by the coding sequence ATGATTTTAATTGATGAATTGCAAAAACAATTTTTTCTTGAAGCTAAAAATTCGCCTATTCTTCTTTCAGATTTGGCAAGTATGGAAACCTATATTGCTGAAAGTTATCAAGAACGTTCAATTATTGAGCTTCTGCAAAATGCAGATGATGCATTATCAAGTAGGTTTCTTATAAAGAAAATTAATAACACGATTATAGTTGCAAATGACGGAAGGGAATTTTCAGAAGAAGATATTTTAGCTGTTTGTAGAAGTGGTGCTTCCACAAAAAAAAGGGGAGGTACAACTATAGGTTATAGAGGTATAGGATTTAAATCCGTAGTCAATTTGGCCGATAGAGTACATATCCTTAGTAAAAATATTGGACTTACTTTTTCTAGAGAATTAACCAATAAATTACTTGAAGAGCAAATAAAAGTCCCGTTAATTCGAATTCCCCACAAGTATAGTCCTTTAAAAGATTATTAA